The following proteins come from a genomic window of Coriobacteriia bacterium:
- a CDS encoding MerR family transcriptional regulator — MTHTVGQVARLAHVSVRTLHHYDEIGLLKPSARSDAGYRLYTLHCSGNGTSSPSRHFGWRRCSHSSTDR, encoded by the coding sequence ATGACGCACACGGTAGGACAGGTGGCCAGGCTCGCGCACGTCAGCGTGAGGACGCTCCACCACTACGACGAGATTGGACTGCTCAAGCCTTCGGCGCGCAGCGATGCGGGCTATCGGCTGTATACGTTGCACTGCTCCGGCAACGGGACCTCATCGCCGAGCAGGCACTTCGGCTGGAGGCGCTGCTCGCACTCATCGACCGATCGATAG
- a CDS encoding TipAS antibiotic-recognition domain-containing protein, which yields MTNEEMFEVFGDFDPSEYEDETRERWGDTDAYRESARRTGRYTKDDWARFKAEGEHQMARMIELFDAGASPDSPEAMDAAEAARLQIDAWFYPCSREMHCGLAEMYIADARLTAHYEDHRQGLAVWFHDAILANAVRGEE from the coding sequence ATGACGAATGAAGAGATGTTCGAGGTGTTCGGCGACTTCGACCCGTCCGAGTACGAGGACGAGACCAGAGAGCGCTGGGGCGACACGGACGCGTATCGCGAGTCCGCGCGCCGCACCGGGCGCTACACCAAGGATGACTGGGCACGCTTCAAGGCCGAGGGCGAGCATCAGATGGCGAGGATGATCGAGCTGTTCGACGCCGGCGCTTCGCCCGACTCGCCCGAGGCGATGGACGCCGCCGAGGCCGCCCGACTGCAGATCGACGCGTGGTTCTACCCGTGTTCGCGTGAGATGCACTGCGGCCTGGCAGAGATGTACATCGCCGACGCACGCCTTACGGCGCACTACGAAGACCACCGGCAGGGACTCGCGGTCTGGTTCCACGATGCGATT